One segment of Streptomyces sp. XD-27 DNA contains the following:
- a CDS encoding thioesterase II family protein, producing the protein MSFGGGGTRSFRPWAHALPDDVELVLHRYPGRESRFHVPFAEDWDELVGDALRSVRTLADRPYVLLGHSMGAWVAFDLAQRLERAGVAPPQALVVSGAHAPLLGHNPRTETPMLSDTDEELADWMCSVGQLPEELLAEPDLVAIAVDTFRADLRAMDSYRCAPDARAGVPLQVLHGEHDVLDAARLERWHSLADAGCHATRLPGGHFYTPEVWARLPEYVDALKPARHW; encoded by the coding sequence ATGAGCTTCGGAGGGGGCGGCACCAGGTCGTTCCGGCCATGGGCCCACGCCCTGCCCGATGACGTCGAGCTGGTGCTGCACCGCTACCCGGGTCGGGAGTCGAGGTTCCACGTCCCCTTCGCGGAGGACTGGGACGAACTGGTCGGCGACGCCCTGAGGTCGGTCCGCACCCTGGCCGACCGCCCCTATGTCCTGCTGGGGCACAGCATGGGCGCCTGGGTCGCCTTCGACCTCGCGCAGCGGCTGGAGCGGGCGGGCGTCGCCCCGCCGCAGGCGCTGGTGGTCTCGGGCGCGCACGCCCCGCTCTTGGGGCACAACCCGCGCACCGAGACGCCGATGCTGTCGGACACCGACGAGGAGCTGGCGGACTGGATGTGCTCGGTGGGCCAGTTGCCGGAGGAGCTGCTGGCCGAGCCCGATCTCGTGGCGATCGCCGTGGACACCTTCCGCGCGGATCTGCGCGCCATGGACAGCTACCGGTGCGCGCCGGACGCGCGGGCCGGCGTGCCGCTGCAGGTGCTCCACGGGGAGCACGACGTCCTGGACGCCGCCCGGTTGGAGCGGTGGCACTCCCTGGCCGACGCCGGATGCCATGCCACCCGGCTGCCCGGCGGCCACTTCTACACGCCCGAGGTGTGGGCGCGGCTGCCCGAGTACGTGGACGCGCTCAAGCCCGCCCGGCACTGGTGA
- a CDS encoding NAD(P)-dependent oxidoreductase, whose protein sequence is MRITVFGAVGAVGSRVVAEALSRGHEVTAVVRDPARFPELPAAARARTGDAANPEDVAALSAGQDLVISATRPAPGREGDLVATTRALLAGLARTGVRLLLVGGAATLTLPGRGGLTVVEDPDFPADLRAIALACADQHQVCRAETGVDWAYLSPPALLEPGERTGAYRLGRDELLIDADGNSAISMEDLAVALLDEAERPAHHRTRFTVAH, encoded by the coding sequence ATGCGTATCACCGTGTTCGGAGCGGTCGGAGCCGTGGGAAGCCGCGTGGTGGCCGAGGCCCTGTCGCGCGGCCACGAGGTCACCGCCGTGGTCCGCGATCCTGCCCGCTTCCCCGAACTGCCCGCCGCCGCCCGCGCCCGTACCGGCGACGCCGCGAACCCCGAGGACGTGGCCGCGCTGAGCGCGGGTCAGGACCTGGTGATCAGCGCGACCCGCCCGGCCCCCGGCCGCGAGGGCGACCTCGTCGCCACCACCAGGGCGCTGCTGGCCGGGCTGGCCAGGACCGGCGTCCGGCTGCTGCTCGTCGGCGGCGCGGCCACCCTGACCCTGCCAGGCAGAGGCGGCCTGACCGTGGTCGAGGATCCGGACTTCCCCGCCGACCTGCGGGCCATCGCCCTGGCCTGCGCCGACCAGCACCAGGTGTGCCGCGCCGAGACGGGGGTGGACTGGGCGTATCTGAGCCCGCCCGCCCTGCTGGAGCCGGGCGAGCGCACGGGCGCGTACCGGCTGGGCCGCGACGAACTATTGATCGACGCCGACGGCAACTCCGCGATCTCCATGGAGGATCTGGCCGTGGCGCTGCTGGACGAGGCCGAGCGGCCCGCCCACCACCGGACCAGGTTCACCGTCGCCCACTGA
- a CDS encoding EamA family transporter, which yields MLITALAPAIWGTTYLVTTELLPPGRPLLAAVVRALPAGLALIAITRRLPQGIWWWRALLLGALNIGAFNALLFIAAYRLPGGVAATIGALQPLLVAGLAAGLLGERLSARTVLAGAAGVAGVSLLVLRADARLDGLGVAAAFGGAVVMATGVVLSKRWTPPAPLLATTGWQLAAGGLLLVPVAFLVEGPPPATLTAANLAGYGYLTVIGAAVAYALWFRGIRVLSPTDVTFLGLLSPLVATTLGWLALGQELTAAQALGGLIALAALVAAQSRRTRDPRAPRRAAA from the coding sequence GTGCTGATAACCGCGCTGGCTCCCGCCATCTGGGGGACCACCTACCTCGTCACCACCGAACTGCTGCCCCCGGGCCGGCCCTTGCTGGCCGCGGTGGTCCGCGCCCTCCCCGCCGGGCTCGCGCTGATCGCCATCACCCGGCGCCTGCCGCAGGGGATCTGGTGGTGGCGGGCACTGCTGCTCGGCGCCCTCAACATCGGGGCGTTCAACGCGCTGCTGTTCATCGCCGCCTACCGGCTGCCCGGCGGGGTCGCGGCCACCATCGGCGCCCTCCAGCCGCTGCTGGTCGCCGGGCTCGCCGCCGGGCTGCTCGGTGAGCGGTTGTCCGCGCGTACCGTGCTCGCCGGAGCCGCGGGCGTGGCCGGGGTCAGCCTGCTCGTGCTCCGCGCCGACGCGCGGCTGGACGGGCTCGGTGTCGCGGCCGCGTTCGGCGGCGCGGTGGTCATGGCCACCGGGGTCGTGCTCAGCAAGCGGTGGACGCCGCCCGCGCCCCTGCTGGCGACGACCGGCTGGCAACTGGCCGCCGGCGGGCTGCTGCTGGTCCCGGTCGCCTTCCTGGTCGAAGGCCCGCCGCCGGCCACACTGACCGCCGCGAACCTGGCCGGCTACGGCTACCTGACGGTCATCGGCGCCGCCGTCGCGTACGCCCTGTGGTTCCGGGGCATCCGCGTCCTGTCCCCCACCGACGTCACCTTCCTCGGCCTGCTCAGCCCCCTGGTCGCCACCACGCTGGGCTGGCTCGCGCTCGGCCAGGAGCTCACCGCGGCCCAGGCCCTGGGCGGGCTTATCGCCCTCGCCGCCCTCGTCGCGGCACAGTCCCGCCGCACCCGGGACCCCCGCGCGCCCCGCCGCGCCGCGGCGTGA
- a CDS encoding MarR family winged helix-turn-helix transcriptional regulator, whose product MADHVDRVLEQWGRQRPDLDVSPMAVIGRLGRLHRLVDAQLGQTFAKHGLDRSSFDVLATLRRSEPPHRLTPAELMRSAMVTSGAITQRLDRLEARGLVARAPSASDGRSVQVSLTDEGRALIDQALPDHIATEAGLLAGLTAPQRDHLVDALRTLLESLEGTAR is encoded by the coding sequence GTGGCAGACCATGTGGACCGGGTACTGGAGCAGTGGGGCAGACAGCGCCCCGACCTGGACGTTTCACCGATGGCGGTGATCGGGCGGCTGGGGAGGCTCCACCGGCTGGTGGACGCTCAACTGGGCCAGACGTTCGCCAAGCACGGACTGGACCGGTCGTCGTTCGACGTCCTCGCCACCCTGCGACGCAGCGAACCACCGCACCGCCTGACCCCGGCCGAACTGATGCGGTCGGCCATGGTCACCTCAGGGGCCATCACCCAGCGGCTCGACCGCCTGGAGGCCCGCGGCCTGGTGGCCCGTGCCCCCAGCGCGTCCGACGGCCGCAGCGTGCAGGTCTCGCTCACGGACGAGGGTCGCGCGCTCATCGACCAGGCGCTGCCCGATCACATCGCCACGGAGGCCGGCCTGCTCGCCGGCCTCACGGCGCCGCAGCGCGACCATCTGGTCGACGCGCTCCGCACCTTGCTGGAGTCCCTGGAGGGCACCGCGCGCTGA
- a CDS encoding ABC transporter substrate-binding protein has translation MVDIAGAGEGTLCVGAVVPRTGRLAQLGDPLSFVVRWLGERLPVVGDGARRRRIRIACRDSRSDPAAARQAVRELARDEGARLVVTMAGTKVLPAVADTCEELGVPCVSTTFPWQAYVYGRGGDPGRPFHWTYHFAWGLDDIAEVFAEMWERVGPARAVGCLWNDDLQGRLLRDGEHGFAPVAAARGHTLVDPGGYGEPAENLGAHIDRFRDGGCDIVTSASTAGDLALFHRQARERGLRPRLLTCSRWLAYPHGSAAAELDGAGVATLVYWSPRHPYRSSLDGTSAAALADAYERATGKPWLQPLGLAHALLEVAAHALATADDPTDRRAVADAIGRLRLATMAGTLDWTNGPTPNIALVPLIGGQWRSGRDRAHELALVTNTRLPGVPLDGEVVLTG, from the coding sequence GTGGTGGACATCGCGGGTGCGGGAGAAGGCACGTTGTGCGTCGGTGCGGTGGTGCCGCGGACCGGTCGGCTGGCCCAGCTGGGCGACCCGCTGTCGTTCGTCGTGCGGTGGCTCGGGGAGCGGCTGCCGGTCGTGGGTGACGGCGCCCGCCGCCGTCGCATTCGTATCGCCTGCCGCGACAGCCGCTCCGACCCGGCGGCGGCGCGGCAGGCGGTGCGGGAGCTGGCACGGGACGAAGGGGCGCGGCTGGTGGTGACCATGGCCGGCACGAAGGTGCTGCCCGCGGTGGCCGACACCTGCGAGGAACTGGGGGTGCCCTGCGTGTCCACGACCTTCCCCTGGCAGGCGTACGTGTACGGGCGGGGCGGGGACCCGGGACGGCCGTTCCACTGGACGTACCACTTCGCCTGGGGCCTGGACGACATCGCCGAGGTCTTCGCGGAGATGTGGGAACGAGTCGGCCCCGCGCGGGCGGTCGGCTGCCTGTGGAACGACGACCTGCAGGGCCGGCTCCTGCGCGACGGGGAGCACGGGTTCGCCCCGGTCGCGGCCGCGCGCGGCCACACGCTGGTCGATCCGGGTGGCTACGGCGAACCGGCCGAGAACCTCGGCGCGCACATCGACCGCTTCCGCGACGGCGGGTGCGACATCGTCACCAGCGCGTCCACCGCCGGGGATCTGGCGCTGTTCCACCGGCAGGCGCGGGAGCGCGGGCTGCGGCCCCGGCTGCTCACGTGCTCTCGGTGGCTGGCCTACCCGCACGGCTCCGCCGCCGCGGAGCTGGACGGCGCGGGCGTGGCCACGCTCGTCTACTGGTCCCCGCGCCACCCGTACCGCTCTTCACTGGACGGCACGTCGGCCGCCGCGCTCGCGGATGCCTACGAACGGGCCACCGGCAAGCCGTGGCTTCAGCCGCTGGGTCTGGCCCACGCCCTGCTGGAGGTGGCCGCACACGCCCTGGCCACCGCCGATGACCCCACCGACCGCCGTGCGGTGGCCGACGCCATCGGCCGTCTCCGGCTGGCCACCATGGCCGGCACGCTCGACTGGACGAATGGGCCCACCCCCAATATCGCCTTGGTCCCGCTGATCGGCGGTCAGTGGCGCTCGGGCCGGGACCGCGCCCACGAACTGGCGCTGGTCACCAATACCCGGTTGCCGGGAGTGCCGCTGGACGGGGAGGTGGTTCTGACCGGTTGA
- the aac(3) gene encoding aminoglycoside 3-N-acetyltransferase yields MDEMALLQRSGGPVTRGRLARDLTALGLTEGDTVMFHTQMSAIGYVAGGPATIIGALGDVVGERGTLMVTCCWNDAPPYDFTDWPAAWQEALRAEHPAYDPETSEADHNNGRLPEALRRWPGAVRSRHPDASFAALGAAAVSLMADHPWDDPHGPDSPLARLVAMGGRVLLLGAPLDSLTLLHHAEALAEAPGKRFVDYEQPITVDGERVWRRFHDIDSSDGAFDYSSVVPEGQWPFEAIAQDMLAAGIGVRGMVGAAESHLFDAGDVVDFGVAWIEEKLGGGAAVTG; encoded by the coding sequence ATGGATGAGATGGCCTTACTTCAGCGCTCCGGCGGTCCTGTCACCCGCGGTCGGCTCGCCCGGGACCTGACCGCGCTCGGCCTCACCGAGGGCGACACAGTGATGTTCCACACGCAGATGTCCGCGATCGGATACGTGGCGGGCGGCCCCGCGACGATCATCGGCGCCCTCGGCGACGTGGTGGGCGAGCGGGGAACCCTGATGGTGACCTGCTGCTGGAACGACGCCCCGCCCTACGACTTCACCGACTGGCCCGCCGCCTGGCAGGAGGCCCTGCGCGCGGAGCATCCCGCCTACGACCCCGAGACCAGTGAAGCGGACCACAACAACGGCCGGCTCCCGGAGGCGCTGCGTCGCTGGCCCGGCGCCGTACGCAGCCGGCATCCCGACGCCAGTTTCGCCGCGCTCGGCGCCGCGGCCGTCTCGCTGATGGCCGATCACCCCTGGGACGACCCGCACGGGCCCGACAGCCCCCTGGCACGGCTCGTCGCCATGGGCGGCCGCGTCCTGCTGCTGGGCGCGCCGCTGGACTCCCTCACGCTCCTGCACCACGCCGAGGCGCTCGCCGAGGCCCCGGGCAAGCGGTTCGTGGACTACGAGCAGCCGATCACCGTCGACGGGGAGCGGGTCTGGCGGCGCTTCCACGACATCGACTCGTCGGACGGTGCCTTCGACTACTCCTCCGTGGTGCCCGAGGGTCAGTGGCCGTTCGAGGCCATCGCCCAGGACATGCTCGCCGCCGGCATCGGCGTCCGCGGCATGGTCGGCGCGGCCGAAAGCCACCTGTTCGACGCCGGCGACGTGGTCGACTTCGGCGTCGCCTGGATCGAGGAGAAGCTGGGCGGGGGAGCGGCCGTCACCGGGTGA
- a CDS encoding nuclear transport factor 2 family protein, whose product MAPRPPFPPFDEQTALQKVQAAEDAWNTRDPERVALAYTEDAVWRNRDRFVTGRDEITAFLREKWARELDYALRKELWAFEGDRIAVRFQYEFHDAAGQWWRAYGNELWEFAEDGLMRRREASINDVRITEAERRVFGPRPATERGALLPLR is encoded by the coding sequence ATGGCGCCACGGCCCCCCTTCCCGCCGTTCGACGAGCAGACCGCCCTGCAGAAGGTTCAGGCCGCCGAAGACGCGTGGAACACCCGCGATCCCGAACGCGTCGCCCTCGCCTACACCGAGGACGCCGTGTGGCGGAACCGGGACCGGTTCGTCACCGGCCGGGACGAGATCACGGCCTTCCTGCGCGAGAAGTGGGCCCGGGAACTCGATTACGCCCTGCGCAAGGAGCTGTGGGCGTTCGAGGGCGACCGGATCGCGGTGCGATTCCAGTACGAGTTCCACGACGCGGCGGGCCAGTGGTGGCGCGCCTACGGGAACGAGCTGTGGGAGTTCGCCGAGGACGGGCTGATGCGCCGCCGCGAGGCCAGTATCAACGACGTCCGCATCACCGAGGCCGAGCGGCGCGTCTTCGGTCCGCGGCCGGCAACCGAGCGGGGAGCGCTCCTCCCCCTCCGGTGA
- a CDS encoding TetR/AcrR family transcriptional regulator, whose amino-acid sequence MDHEEARRRLLDAAERLFYERGVQAVGMDELRAAAGVSLKRLYQCFSSKDDLVEEYLRRRDDRWRTDLSGYGTRHAATPEDRLLAVFDWLGEWFAVPGFRGCAFVNSFGELGAVSDGVARAARDHKHAVREYVADLARDVGAGDPSALAQQLVLLVEGAITTAAITGDPAAARHARTAAETLITAATAATVVPSSP is encoded by the coding sequence GTGGATCACGAGGAGGCCCGCAGGCGGCTGCTCGACGCCGCTGAGCGGTTGTTCTACGAACGCGGCGTGCAGGCCGTGGGCATGGACGAGCTCCGGGCCGCCGCCGGCGTGTCGCTCAAGCGGCTGTACCAGTGTTTCTCCTCCAAGGACGATCTCGTGGAGGAGTACCTGCGCCGCCGCGACGACCGCTGGCGCACGGATCTGTCCGGCTACGGCACCCGGCACGCGGCCACGCCGGAAGACAGGCTGCTGGCGGTGTTCGACTGGTTGGGGGAATGGTTCGCCGTCCCCGGCTTCCGGGGCTGCGCCTTCGTCAACTCCTTCGGCGAGCTGGGCGCCGTCTCGGACGGCGTGGCCCGCGCCGCCCGCGACCACAAACACGCCGTCCGGGAGTACGTGGCCGATCTCGCCCGCGACGTGGGAGCCGGTGATCCGTCCGCGCTGGCCCAGCAGTTGGTGCTCCTGGTCGAGGGCGCGATCACCACCGCCGCGATCACCGGCGACCCGGCCGCGGCCCGGCACGCTCGTACGGCGGCCGAGACGCTCATCACGGCGGCGACAGCGGCGACGGTAGTGCCTTCTTCGCCCTGA
- a CDS encoding lasso peptide biosynthesis B2 protein yields the protein MSAVVPHRVRVRLSPWRRLLTLLAVAAAKRLARKPPARIRAVLARLRKGARPATYAEARAAREAVVAVSLRCAASEGCLPRSLATVLLCRAGGTWPAWSVGVRARPPFGAHAWVEAEGRMVEEDTDAAYFRTLFSVPAPGTETGAGSS from the coding sequence GTGAGCGCGGTCGTACCGCACCGGGTACGGGTCCGGCTGTCGCCGTGGCGGCGCCTGCTCACCCTGCTCGCGGTGGCCGCCGCCAAGCGGCTGGCGCGCAAGCCGCCGGCCCGTATCCGTGCCGTGCTGGCCCGGCTGCGCAAGGGCGCCCGCCCGGCGACCTACGCCGAGGCGCGGGCCGCGCGGGAGGCCGTGGTGGCGGTGAGTCTGCGCTGCGCCGCCTCCGAGGGCTGCCTGCCGCGTTCACTGGCGACGGTTCTGCTGTGCCGCGCGGGTGGCACCTGGCCGGCCTGGTCCGTGGGGGTGCGGGCCCGCCCGCCGTTCGGCGCGCACGCCTGGGTCGAGGCGGAGGGGCGCATGGTCGAAGAGGACACGGACGCCGCGTACTTCCGCACGCTGTTCTCGGTCCCGGCACCGGGGACCGAGACCGGTGCCGGGTCGTCCTGA
- a CDS encoding lasso peptide biosynthesis PqqD family chaperone, translated as MALRLHPDISTADTEYGTVLLDGASGRYWQLNATAAAAFQALLDSGTVEEAAQRLTSTYDVDAARAREDVERLLARLIDAKVVQM; from the coding sequence ATGGCACTGAGACTGCACCCCGACATCTCGACAGCCGACACCGAGTACGGAACGGTGCTGCTCGACGGGGCCAGCGGCCGCTACTGGCAGCTGAACGCCACCGCGGCCGCCGCCTTCCAGGCCCTCCTCGACAGCGGGACGGTGGAGGAGGCCGCTCAGCGGCTGACCAGCACGTACGACGTCGACGCGGCGCGGGCGCGCGAGGATGTGGAGCGTCTGCTGGCCAGGCTCATCGACGCGAAGGTGGTGCAGATGTGA
- a CDS encoding asparagine synthase-related protein, with translation MVGSGMQYFVVLPDHETAAAAVDRLPPGSAQIMRHRSGRPWVAGRLAADRVLSAEDGDTRLAVVGHCSATPTELAAAAARISDVAQLDGLGTSWAGSYHLLASVAGRLYVRGSASGLRRVFHASLRGFVFAADRADVLAALLDAPLDRSSLALRLLDAVPHPLGERPVWRGIAAVPPGFRLTLSPDGLRHTVTRWWQPPEPVQSLAEGATALRQALEDSVKVRTRGLTAISCDLSGGMDSTSLTVLAAREQAQVTAFTMENDDQADDDAYWARKAAAHLPQVNHVVFPSHDVPGFFEELLEIDDVPDEPSIALLSAPRLRAGRERASAHAHLHLDGFGGDQVLSGHPAYYHDLLRSRPWSAFRQLRTVRLLTGFALGTSVRTLLDGSSYRRWLAAEAHALAGGQARRPRNELFDWGGSLRLPDWLAPDAADLVADALHEAAGTAEPLAPARGRHGDLLAIQEAGRMIRQFHQLVETPHYAQSSPFLDDQVLSACLAVRADERVTPWEFKPLVKAAMADVMPRELLQRRTKADGSMIAAEGFERSRRELAALWETSRLAELGLIRPEPLRELFRRPYTARLHEGAMPVALGCELWARAATASAPDRR, from the coding sequence ATGGTCGGTTCCGGGATGCAGTACTTCGTGGTCCTGCCGGATCACGAGACCGCGGCCGCGGCCGTCGACAGGCTTCCGCCGGGCAGTGCACAGATCATGAGGCACCGGTCCGGCCGGCCCTGGGTGGCCGGCCGGCTGGCCGCCGACCGGGTCCTGTCCGCCGAGGACGGGGACACCCGGCTCGCCGTCGTCGGCCATTGCTCGGCGACGCCCACCGAACTGGCGGCAGCCGCCGCCCGTATCAGCGATGTGGCGCAACTGGACGGACTCGGTACGTCGTGGGCGGGGAGCTACCACCTCCTCGCCTCGGTGGCCGGGCGGCTGTATGTCCGGGGCAGCGCCTCCGGACTGCGCCGCGTCTTCCACGCGTCCCTTCGCGGCTTCGTCTTCGCCGCGGACCGTGCCGACGTGCTGGCCGCGCTGCTCGACGCGCCCCTCGACCGGTCCTCGCTGGCACTGCGTCTCCTCGACGCCGTACCGCACCCCTTGGGAGAACGGCCGGTGTGGCGGGGCATCGCCGCAGTGCCTCCGGGTTTCCGTCTGACGCTGTCCCCGGACGGGCTGCGGCATACGGTGACACGCTGGTGGCAGCCCCCGGAGCCGGTCCAGTCCCTGGCCGAGGGAGCAACCGCGCTGCGACAGGCGCTGGAGGACTCCGTCAAGGTGCGCACGCGCGGCCTCACCGCCATCAGCTGCGACCTGTCCGGCGGCATGGACTCCACGTCCCTCACGGTGCTTGCCGCGCGGGAGCAGGCCCAGGTGACCGCTTTCACCATGGAGAACGACGACCAGGCCGACGACGACGCGTACTGGGCCCGGAAAGCCGCGGCACATCTGCCGCAGGTGAACCACGTCGTCTTCCCGAGCCATGACGTTCCCGGATTTTTCGAAGAGCTGCTCGAGATCGATGACGTTCCCGACGAACCGTCCATCGCCCTGCTCAGCGCTCCCCGTCTGCGCGCCGGGCGGGAGCGGGCCAGCGCCCACGCGCACCTCCATCTCGACGGATTCGGCGGCGACCAGGTCCTGTCGGGCCACCCCGCGTACTACCACGACCTGCTGCGCAGCCGGCCCTGGAGCGCCTTCCGGCAACTGCGCACCGTCCGACTGCTCACCGGATTCGCCCTGGGCACGTCGGTGCGGACGCTGCTGGACGGCAGCTCGTACCGCCGCTGGCTCGCTGCCGAGGCGCACGCGCTGGCCGGCGGCCAGGCGCGCCGCCCGCGGAACGAGCTGTTCGACTGGGGCGGCTCCCTGCGCCTGCCCGACTGGCTCGCGCCCGACGCGGCCGACCTGGTGGCCGATGCCCTGCACGAGGCGGCCGGCACCGCGGAGCCGCTCGCACCCGCCCGGGGCAGACACGGCGATCTGCTGGCGATCCAGGAGGCCGGACGGATGATCCGCCAGTTCCACCAGCTGGTGGAGACGCCGCACTACGCCCAGTCCTCGCCGTTCCTCGACGACCAGGTCCTGAGCGCCTGCCTGGCCGTCAGAGCCGACGAGCGCGTGACTCCGTGGGAGTTCAAGCCGCTGGTCAAGGCGGCCATGGCCGACGTCATGCCCCGCGAGTTGCTGCAGCGGCGGACCAAGGCCGACGGCTCGATGATCGCGGCCGAGGGCTTCGAACGCAGCCGGCGGGAACTCGCGGCGCTGTGGGAGACCTCCCGACTGGCCGAGCTGGGGCTGATCCGTCCGGAACCGCTGCGCGAGCTGTTCCGCCGCCCCTACACGGCCCGGCTCCACGAAGGAGCCATGCCGGTGGCGCTCGGCTGCGAACTGTGGGCACGAGCCGCCACGGCGAGCGCCCCCGACCGCCGCTGA
- a CDS encoding keywimysin-related RiPP produces MRNDERVEDRELQAYEAPEMFECGSFQEDTGYIGRKNVEPWGQIPRTWW; encoded by the coding sequence ATGCGTAATGACGAGCGTGTAGAGGACCGCGAGCTCCAGGCCTACGAGGCCCCGGAGATGTTCGAGTGCGGTTCCTTCCAGGAGGACACCGGCTACATCGGCCGCAAGAACGTCGAGCCGTGGGGTCAGATCCCCCGGACCTGGTGGTAA
- a CDS encoding acyltransferase yields the protein MATDALRPELSRLPSLTGMRFIAALTVFVFHATGMGFLRGDVGDLLTDVFADTGTPGVSFFFILSGFILTWSARPRDTVPGFWRRRMAKIYPNHLVAFAAAAVIMLIASDPFEAKTFFTSLFLVQSWVPEFPVPTGMNPVAWSLSCEVFFYLTFPLLLPLVRRLSARGLWTAGGVLLVVPWLVVLFAEHRIDGAPMPGQALAYEQLWFVYFFPLTRLVEFVLGIVVARLVLTGAMPRVGLIPATLFAVGGFVLNAHVPHLYSLGGTAAFWVTPLIVAGVTADARGTRSSMRGRVMVKLGEMSFAFCLVHSLFLVSAQRWLVTGMSDGVALATLFGCLAASLAASYAMFTWVEKPLVRKLGSAARPKTDSPPPPTATAPAPFAAMDAKD from the coding sequence ATGGCCACAGATGCCTTACGTCCTGAACTATCCAGGCTTCCGTCCCTCACTGGGATGCGATTCATCGCGGCGCTTACCGTCTTCGTTTTCCATGCGACGGGGATGGGTTTCCTGCGCGGTGACGTCGGGGACTTGCTCACCGACGTGTTTGCGGACACCGGGACGCCGGGTGTGAGCTTCTTCTTCATCCTGAGCGGCTTCATTCTGACCTGGTCGGCGCGGCCGCGAGACACCGTGCCGGGCTTCTGGCGGCGCCGGATGGCCAAGATCTACCCGAACCATCTGGTGGCCTTCGCGGCCGCCGCCGTGATCATGCTGATTGCCTCCGACCCGTTCGAGGCGAAGACGTTCTTCACCAGCCTCTTCCTCGTCCAGTCCTGGGTGCCGGAGTTCCCGGTGCCGACCGGGATGAACCCGGTGGCCTGGTCGCTGTCGTGCGAGGTCTTCTTCTACCTGACCTTCCCGCTGCTGCTGCCCCTTGTGCGGCGGCTGTCGGCGCGCGGTCTCTGGACGGCCGGCGGGGTGCTGCTCGTCGTCCCCTGGCTCGTGGTGCTGTTCGCCGAGCACCGCATCGACGGCGCCCCGATGCCCGGTCAGGCCCTCGCGTACGAGCAGCTGTGGTTCGTTTACTTCTTCCCGCTGACCCGCCTGGTCGAGTTCGTGCTCGGCATCGTCGTGGCGCGTCTGGTGCTCACCGGTGCCATGCCGCGGGTGGGCCTGATCCCGGCCACGCTGTTCGCGGTGGGCGGCTTCGTGCTCAACGCGCACGTGCCGCACCTGTACAGCCTCGGCGGCACGGCCGCCTTCTGGGTCACACCGCTGATCGTCGCCGGTGTGACGGCCGACGCGCGCGGGACCCGCTCGTCGATGCGCGGCCGGGTCATGGTCAAGCTCGGTGAGATGTCGTTCGCCTTCTGCCTGGTGCACTCGCTTTTCCTGGTGTCCGCGCAGCGGTGGCTGGTGACGGGCATGTCGGACGGCGTCGCGCTCGCCACCCTCTTCGGATGCCTGGCGGCGAGCCTCGCCGCGTCGTACGCGATGTTCACCTGGGTGGAGAAGCCGCTGGTACGGAAGCTCGGCAGTGCCGCGCGACCGAAGACGGACTCGCCGCCACCGCCCACCGCCACCGCTCCCGCTCCCTTCGCGGCCATGGATGCCAAGGACTAG
- a CDS encoding transposase translates to MSASTKPPCTPPALCKVGNCQIGVSLHAASDTVSCPLSWRLFLPPSWDGPQAADRRDRCRIPDTEHHRPKWHLALEMLDELAALGLRPAVVVADTGYGANADFRHALDERGLAYALQVKGELTAHAEEAVPYQPPYGGLGPRPLPRYRTRPVSLREHVLAAGRESPCQGLTLYQALGLLQHLIATWTGTCPTCHQPTPWQPYDTT, encoded by the coding sequence CTGTCCGCATCTACCAAGCCGCCCTGTACACCGCCCGCCCTGTGCAAGGTCGGCAATTGCCAGATCGGGGTCAGCCTGCATGCCGCTTCCGATACCGTCTCGTGCCCGTTGTCATGGAGGCTGTTCCTGCCCCCGAGCTGGGACGGCCCCCAGGCGGCGGACCGACGCGACCGCTGCCGCATCCCCGACACCGAACATCACCGGCCCAAGTGGCATCTCGCGCTGGAGATGCTCGATGAGCTGGCCGCCCTCGGGCTGCGGCCCGCGGTTGTGGTCGCGGATACCGGCTACGGCGCGAACGCAGACTTCCGGCACGCTTTGGACGAGCGGGGCCTGGCCTATGCGCTGCAGGTCAAAGGCGAGCTGACCGCCCACGCGGAGGAGGCGGTGCCTTACCAGCCGCCCTACGGCGGGCTCGGGCCCAGGCCGCTGCCCCGCTACCGCACCCGCCCGGTCAGTCTGCGCGAGCACGTCCTGGCCGCCGGTCGTGAAAGCCCCTGCCAGGGCCTGACCCTCTACCAGGCCCTGGGCCTCCTCCAACACCTCATCGCCACCTGGACCGGCACCTGCCCCACCTGCCACCAACCCACCCCATGGCAGCCATACGACACCACCTGA